The genomic region ATAGAACTGGTTGCTCTGAATTATTAATGAAAAgcattgaaaacacacacatttttgattgaaacacacacacagaggcagataTCTACAGATATGCACAGCTCagactggaacacacacactacacactgaCATACTGTAggagtatgcacacacacagacacacacacacagagacacacacagacgcagatCAGGTTTCATTGTGTCTGTGCAGTaacacacaggctcacacactcacgcagGGCTTGTCTGTGTGGAGGGTCCGCAGAGATTGCATCTCTGTTGGCCGCTGTGAGATCAAGTTTCAGTAAATACTCACATCATTCTCTAAATTCAGCAGCAATAAGTTTCAGGCGATGAAATGCTACACAAATCGTTAGAGCACAGTTGTGAAAGCAGAAATAATTGTTCACTTTTGCAGCAGCGACATAGATTGAAcaacattattacatttttatcttCTGGtacaaaaaatatgtatttatttgatagAACTGTGTGACTTCTATTGACAATAATCATTTATTATTTGTAAGATGAATGTTAATATACCTTTATTATGttgaaataacattttcaatTTCTGACATAAATCAAGCAACTAATGTAAAGTGTAATTTCCTCACAGTAATATTTGCCCATCACTATAAAAAGTGTCCATCAGTGTAACGTGTGTCCGTCTGAAGCATTAACAAAATGGCAAAGAGCCAGTGGGAAACAATTGACTGCACATCTTCCCTCAAAAGCTGACTTGTGCCAAAACACTGTTATTAACGTTAAATTATTGATCATTATTGACGACATAAAAACCTCATTACCAGTGGAACCTGTAGGTTCTATTCACAGTGGAGCACAGTGCGTGCACGTCTGCAGAaatgtgaaaattaaaaaagcagTTTTCAGCAGCACAGAGGCTGGGAGGACTCAGTGGGAGAtgtttaatggaaaaaaaacatgttttacttttacatttgaataaCTGATTAGTGCAGCGTCTGGTAGCTTCTGTCAATGAGTGAATCATAAAGAAGGAGAAATATCATCAACTGAACAAATGTGTTCACAGCTTCATTGATTTGATACTTCATATTCCAGGCAGCCTCTCATCCACTGCTATTCCTTTTCACAGGGGCTGCAAATAGTCATCATCAGAAAAGATATAAAGGAAATGTGACAAATACTCATCAAAATATTGCATTTGTGCCGTAGATACtcaaaaatattacatttactATAAGAAAAGCCAGAGATTCTCACATTTGAGAACTTAGAACCATCATGTTTGCTTGAAAAATGATTGAAACATGTAattgattatcaaaataaatgcaGTTTTTCTTATTGCATTTCTCCTTTGAACAATATCACATTATTCTGATGGAAAAAACAGAAATAGAGGCAATCGCTAACTGTAGCATATGAGTATATGAGTATATGAGAACAGTTAGAGATTGCCTTTATTTCTAAAGGGAGTGGAGAACTTAGAAGAGGACATCTACGAGCTCACAGGAGCTTTTCTctccaccgccccccccccccccccccctcacttatTGCAGTGGGGGTTTCTGACTGACGGCTCGATCAAAGTGACGTCAGAGCGTTGGAGCGCAGCGCGGTGACCGGCAGCTCATCAGCCggtgttttctctctgctccgGCGTTCAGGGCTGTCACTTCTTGTACCGAGCCAGTTGGATCTCACAGTTTGTCCCGGCAGATAACCCCCCGCCGCTGACCTctacacgccccccccccccacccccccctctccctccccctctcccctcgctTCATCCTTCATCCATCTCCTCGGCCTTGTCCTTGTGCAGAACATCAGGCCGTCCCTCACAGGTTGAAACTGTTGCATGTTTCCAAAGAAGGGGGAAACTGCAGGATTTGCATGTTGTGTCAGATAGAAAAGTAAATATCTGTATTTATTAACACAATGTGGCGACAAGAGTGGAACAAAAAATATCCAATACAAGTCAGTGGAGCTGCAAGATGATTGCTGTTCTCAAATGTGAAAGATTCtggatggaggaggtggtgcagCAGCCGCTACAGAGATAATTGCAGCAATTGAAGTAATAACCTGCGGTGTGTTTCTTTCaagcatttttatttctttctctttacaGATGGTCTCTTGACAGGCCGCCAAATGgtttcactccccccccccccccccccagagagcACAAAGAGAAGGTCGCTCGGGACGAGCAGTGCCGCCGGGGAACAGGCTCCGGCCTTCAGTCGGGTAAGTGTGGAGGGGTTCTGGAGAAAGTTCTGAAGGAGCGTCGTGGGGGGTTCAGTGCAAACAGCTCCTTCAGCCCTGCCTGGTCTCCtctccacgggggggggggggggggggggggggggttcagatcGTACATCAGCTCAAGGAGGCCACCTTGAGTACGGCTGGTATCCTGGCAACAGAGCTGAGAGGGAGCGGGCGGTGACGGATCAACACTAAGAGGAATGAATTTGTTCAAGCTATTATGTATATTCTAATGATTTAATGGAGTTATTGTGGATGTCggcatgaatattttttttcattttgcgaGTGAAGCTAGAGGGACAATAAGAGATACTGCTCAGTTATCAGACAAATACACATGTCATGGTCCACAGCGGCTTGGAAGACTagtgattttgttgttttgtggttAAACTGACAACAAGTCATTGTCTCCCTCACTGCTCTGAGACACAAGCTTGAACTGCGGCCGAGGATTTGACACTCAACTCCCTTGATGTCCCTTATTTTTATGATAAGAGAATAACTACTTGTGTGGAAActttaaaaagaataataaaaagaaaagtgataAACAGTCGTTTCAGCCTGATGTGTTGCTTTTGTGCAAAACTGACTGATCTGGATCAATTTAAGATTCACCCCGAGAGACAAGTCACAAACTCTGCATCAAATGTTAAGCAtgcaaaattaaaatgttaatttattgACATCTAATTTACAATGAAACATCGGGTCAAGTAGAGctgctttaaaatgtatttctaaatCTGAGGAGTTAATGACACTGGTAACGGAGATATAACCTTTAACTGTGTTTAAAAATCAGTGCAGATGTTTGATGGAAATCAGGTTTCATTGGGatttaagtatttaaatcaacttaTAATATTTCCAGGCTCGTGTCTGCAGGGTTCTGTACTAAGTGGTGTGTGAGACGACGACCTTGAAGAAAGTCTTTGAATTTGAAGTGGTTAAAAAACTGTCTTTTTGTTGTGACATTACATGCAGAGAAATGATTTAGTGACTCTTGGTATTTCAATATCTTGCAAGTCTTCTCCGTGTTGGAAAGAGAAATAAGAAATAACCCAGCAGTGTTTCCTAATTCTGTTCATGCAGATGTTTGTTCAGAGCAGGTTTGTAATGAGAAACCAGATGAAAGGTGTGattcttaaaacaaaaaaaaagatcattttttaacaaatgttatttaatttgatctttTTTCACCCCAATGCTTCTGAttgcttaaaaaaaagatttccagAGACAAAGTGTGACTTCAGCTCGACAGCGTTGTTGTCATTCTGATTGTGTATCGGGTTCATTATTGTCTCTGGGTCTATACATATAGATGTGTGAATTTGGGTTAATCTCATCAGCCTGGTTTTATCCACACATGTACCCTGGACTCCTCCGCAGCCTGTACCTCTGAATATTGACTCACCAATGATGGAAACCTCCAATGACACAAAGGTTAGAGGTGAAGTTGATATTGACATTTTCCGCAATGAGCTACTCTCGTTTGATTCTGCTACAATATATTTCATTTCCAGTTTATTACCTGCCCTTTGGCTTTTCATAAATTAACCCCTGTGTGCTCAGAATGCAAAGTGTGATATATGGCTCACATGAGGTAAAGATAAAGAATGAGTCAACTCAATATAATGACGTTCAAACCCCTTTAATGACATTCAAGATGAAGTGACGGACAAACACGAGGGAAACATGAGCCCGAGCTCTCGGGTGTTATTGAAGCTGGAGCTTTACTGAGGGGGGAGCAGGGCATTGGTCTGGTTCACCACCTGCTGGAAGAAGTTCAGCATCATGTCCACCAGAGGCTTGACCTGGTCATGCAAGTTGTCGGTCAGGGGCTTGATCTGATCGTTGATGTTGGTGATGAAGGGCAGGACCTGCTCCTGCAGCTTGGTGGCTTCGGCCTGGACGTTGTCTACCAGGGGCTGGACCTTGGCCTGGCTGTCCTTAATGTAGGTCCTGATGGGGGCAGAGGAGGTGATATTAGTCAGTTAAACTCTAAAAAATGCCTGTAAATCTATCATTTTCTGATACACAACTTTAATCATGATACGGTTGCATGTGTTGATGAATGTATTCAGTCAAGATAATATGACTTTTACCTCAATACAACCCATTTACTACCTAACGACGTGATTACACTTTACTTTCATGTTTTGTATGTATTTTGGCACCATAAATATGAcatatgtatatttaacatcaaataaataagCATCTACTGCATGTGGATgtacaataatacaattatCATACATCAAAATTGAAAATTCTCCCAACTGGAACTTTTCATTTAGCCACTTTGTCCACAATTGCTCATTGTATCACCTTGCACTGCCCATTTATATGTAGTATTCACCCTTAATGCCCGAATAACTTTGCAGCACATTGAAACATTCAGTTTTAATCTAGATATTAATGCATCAAATGATGAGATAGATCAATATTTTGTCCATAAAACGATCATGACAGAGTGAGAGCAGCGCAACGATTGTCAGCTGGAGTTAACACAGAACACAGactgaagaaaaagaaagagtaaaGGTGGATTTCTTGTGCTGGTTGTTACTTACTGGGCCGTGTTGGTCACATCGAGAGCCTTCACCCTCTCCAGCACGTCCTGGGTTGAGCTGGTGATGCTGGCAGACATCTCCTTGAGGAAGTCTGTGATCGTGTCCACCTCAGGATGGACGTCACGCTTCACCAGTGACACGGCCTCAGAGCCTGCGAACACACATTGAATCCTCTTCATTCAAATCTGCTAAATATAACAACTCGATATACTGCAGGACTGGAAGATGAGCCACTGAAGGGAATCAAGCACACTGAAGCTATTTGATAAGCACTGGTTCCCAGCAGCTGTGGTACAAGCCTCTAAGTCTAAAACTGTCATGGTCCTCTATGAGTACAGAGAATTCTTATCCTGCTCAAATTCTTAGTCAGTGGAAATGCGACTTACCGTGGGCAACAGCCAGCAGAACAACAAGAGCGGCAACAAGGGAGAATTTCATGACTGCAAATTAGCGAGATCAacctaaagaaaaaagaaagaaagaaactttTAAAGAATGGTCAAACAAACTTTGGAAATGCCGTCAACATGCAACAAGAAGTTTCTGAAGAATTGTGTGAagaagtgaagcagcagcagcagcagcaggagacctACTTCAAACTCCTGGGGTTCTTGGACAAAATGGTAACTCCTGTCAGGGAGCTGAGGCTTTTGTAGCTCCACAGGATGAGCTAATCACGGCTAATCATGATTTAATCACCTCTAACCTAAAAGCATGACCTCACAAGATGATCATTGTGTTGCCTGGAACTGGATGCTTGATAGCTGTCACATGAAAGACACAAAGTCCGCTCTGTGTGTGGCATGAGTTGGAAACAGGAGAATTCCTGAAGTGCTGacctcttattttgaaattagtGCAATAATAACTCATGTTGGAGGTAACCTATTTGTACCACACATCACTACATTTCAAAGGAAAATGTTGTACTTGTATTCAATTCTATTTATCCGACAATTTAAGTTAAAGGTTACTTTCAAGGTTAAGCtttaatacacaaaataaatgatgttaTCAATTAAACTACGTAAGGATTGAAATTACTTTAAATTCAACCAAAACAAAATATTCTGCGTTCACATTATCAACATTAAAAGCCCAGAAATAAAATATTGCACTGACTACTATCCATGCATTGTGAatacttttatttgttatacttaaaaatacaaaaacccaTTGCTGCTTTTACTGTGTGATTGTGATgtgtatatttcatatttctagCTATTTGCTTCCTTTATCTTTAACCTATATTTTATCTTTGAGGATAGTTAAAATTgctatttaattaaatgtatcttTCAATATATTAATTACTTGTAatgtttattatcattattagtattagtagccatagtagtagtagtagaagtagtatgTAGTATTAATCTTGTTataataaagtgtatttttacGGTATATCCTTCTGTAACAGCTGGAAGTTACCATTGTATGGGTAAAAAATAATCAAGAGTATGtcagttgaaataaataaatagacaaaatgatcaaaatacatcttaaagcttttaatgtttttgtgtgagcTTTTTCTTCTAATTGCCACAGAAGTTCCCTGTATTCTTTTATCTTGCTGTCAGTTGATGAGACacagtgtctccatcctgctgACATTGCTCATGATTCACTCAGTGCTATCAACAGCTGCTCTGTACTGTATGTTTCACGCAACTGACCAAGAAACTTGCTCCCGATAACGTAATCACAGTTGATACTGCAGCGGATCACCAGGTATAAACCTTCACACTTAATGTCAGTGAATAAAGTTTCTATAAACCTTCAAATGGGTCTTTTCTGTGACTTTaaatcagtgtttttctttgtgtttaaatGTATCATTCAGTGCATTGTTACAGGCAAGACTGGAGATTGTATTCATGCATTGTTACTTTGGTATCAGTCTGTTTTTTTGACTTTGTGTGTCTTGATTTTGCACAGGACTCCTTGTTCGTAAACATTCATTATGAAAGCAACACaaactttccctttttttaGTGCAATCCTGAAATCTGCCTCAAAACCAGAGCGTTCAGTTTGAAGTGAGCTGTGAGGTCAAAATAACTGGATGACTCATTACTGTAGTTTAAATCTGAATAGAAAGTTtttggaagttttctggaagctggtgaaagtagaactcaggcagcagctgatgtcttatgcagaagattttaatgtTGATGCaacaaggagaccagaaggtggaacaatatacaaacgctaacagaATAACAAGAGCAATTGTCActcccaagtctgaagatgtctcccacagcctcccagtatatctccctctacttgtgtcacccattccaacagcaAATCCATGTgaggctagaattgctgtcccTCTGTAGGTGTTTGCAACCTACtggatagttaagcctaaagtatgAATTCTTAAATCATATTTTCCTGATGTCTTgaagagttgaagttggtgcctctctgtctggggcatgtgagttagatatgaaagaccTTCAGCATCGCCCCTACAATGTATTGTTGGTTtgtcctttatctataacctgaccttgggtactgctcGTGAGGCACTATTCTTTTAATGGTGACCAGATATAATgtgtaatatacattttatacatCATATATTGTGGCATATACACTCATGTGTAAGGATGGCCTAAAATTCCTTAACCAAATATCTGAATGTCTAATGAGAATGAACCTAGATTTaggaaaatattataaaatatgaaaaagaatCTCCTTCAAATGCAGACTTAAGTGAcacatgtttcactgtttgaTAGATTAGTGTCAGGTTATTAGTGATATTTCTTTATGTTCTATTTTTTGTTACCTGATGTTACAGGCAGGATATTTATACATCCATAAAAATAAAGTTAGGCTGAGGTCAAGTGAGTGTTTTTCTCAAAATGTTGCTCAGTGATGTCGGATTCTCTTTCACTAATGTGGTAATATGCCGAGTTCACTTCGGTTGAACTCACCACACATATCGGATTCTGCTGTAAGTGCAAACCGGTGATTAATGCAAAAGAAAGGCCATCACTGATTCATCCATCAACCGTGTTGTTACTGTGCTTTTGTGTTGCACAGGAAACAGGGCAAAGGTTAACAGGGAACTTCTGGACAGGTTGGAGATGTGATCTTTCTGGAGTTGGCCACTAGAGGGCAACTTTCTGAGGCAAAGCAGGAGCAGTCATGAGAGATGGAGCCTGAATGCTGCCCCCGTGTGTTGAACACACAGTTTCTCACTCATGATTTCCAGCCATTGTTCAGTGCCTTAAATCTTGTGACCAAAGAAACTCATAACTGGCATCGTCTGCTATTATTCTCACATGATCGAAGCATTGATCTTATCAGTAGTCAAACTtccttttatttactttgtctGTCTTACACTCAGGCCCTTTAGAATGTATCAGAGCACTTTTCCATGGAGGAGTGCACAGGCAGGCATGAGGGAAAATCATGagaaaatacgttttttttcGTTTTGAATATCAATAATTAAGGTCATATTTGTCTTTAATTAGAATTTTCAGAAAAGAGCCAGAATATggagaaaatataattttgacGACTGGCAATATAAAATGAATAAGCGGAATCGTACTTCAGGATCAGTTTCAGAACACAAACGGAATGTGTCCATCAGAAATAGGACGTTGAAGACTAATCTGTCTGTTCAGAAAAAGAAACCACACAAAACATGGAAAGATGGAACAATAATATAGCTGTGAATCGCTTCATTCTGGAAGTATATACAactattaatataaatattgttgctatatatatataacatctcatatttacatgtatacattatatatttgtcaaaaaaaagaagacccTTCACTGATTAAGAGTTTTTAAACTcaacattttaacttttatctatgatatatataaaattacaaaatcttttattacaaagacatTTTAACTTCATTCATTCAATATAACATTCGTAAATCCTCTAATTTAGTTGGACTTTTTCGCAAtatttcaaaagtaaaaaaccTAATCTTCCTCTTTTCACATTTTTGCTTCCTACATTTGTCCCTATACGCTTCCGTACCTTCACCTTCTTCACGTAGTGTTACGCCGATTGTCAACATCCGCCTCTCGTCACACTCTTCCTCTGTACGCACGTTGcgtaactcacacacacacacacacacacacagagagacatcaTGGCGGACGTGTTGGATCTTCACGAAGCGGGAGGAGAGGACTTTCCTATGGATGAGGATGGTGATGATACACATTTAATTAACACTCGTCAGCGACACATTAAAGCTGCAGCGGTTAAAATGCTGCGAGCACATTGGAAATTGACCCATAGAAAAGGTCGCGGCTACAAACGCAGCCTGCGTGGTGCTAGGCCCTGAAACATGCTAACGGGAAGCTAACGGGAAGCTAACAACGCAGTGAACACTCATTCAAACGCTTTTTTCGCGCTAGCTGCGTCGTAGTTATTGCTAACGGACACTTTTAATAAAATCGTCGATTTTGAACATGTTGCTTCGTGACAAAGTTTATTTTTGCTTTAGCGTGAAGATGCAAACTGTAAAACATCGATTGTTATTAGCCGCCGCTAACATGCTAGTGGAGTCCACATAATGCTAATGGCTACCTTGACGTAAGCCTCATTAATCTGTACagaacataaatataaagtttttaaaCGCGTGTATTTGATGTTTTCTGGTGTTGTGGTATTAAATACTTCGCAGCACTTTGAAGTGGCCTGTATTGCATTGTTTTGACTGGATCACGTCTCCCTCCGCAGAAAGCATCCACAAGCTGAAGGAGAAAGCCAAGAAGAGGAAAGGACGAGGCTTCGGTTCAGGTGTGTAACCACTGTTGGATTGtgttattaaatacaaatagagTTTTAGATGGTTTCTTAGTAAAGCCAGCTGTGTTCATTCCTCTGTGTTACTATTTACAGAGGAAGGAGCCAGGTCCAGAATCAAGGAGGACTATGATACCGTGGAACAGGACGGGGACGAGCCAGGTCCTCAGAGATGTAAGTGCTATGCTCATATTGTAAATGCAATGTGAGCTGATTATATGAAGTCCCAGCAAAAGTTTTCCTTAACAGTTCTGTTATTTAGCAGCAATTCTCATGACCAAAGGAAAGAAATGGGTTTTGTGTGACCAGCCAGATAATTTCCTCAACTGTATTCTAAATGTTGTGCACATATATAACTGCTGAGTGTGTCCATAGTTTTGTCATTGTTTCCTAGCCAAGTATCTGGAAATCACATAAATCATTGTCCATTTTACATCCTCGGTTACATTTGTTGATATTTCTCGCTTAACTATACTCAATATCCTGCATAAGCAATGTTTATTTAATAGGAAAGGGCATAAAGTATTTATATGAGACGACGAATAAAGAGAGCAGTCGAATGTTGGGCTCTGAACATAGTTTGCTGGTTTTGAGATTATTCTTAATAGCTTTTGATGAAGTCCGCTTTTAACGCGTAGACAAAACGAGGCGTCTTATTGGTTTGACCAGTGATTATAAGTACATTCCACTCAGAATGGGAGCTTA from Pleuronectes platessa chromosome 10, fPlePla1.1, whole genome shotgun sequence harbors:
- the afp4 gene encoding antifreeze protein type IV — protein: MKFSLVAALVVLLAVAHGSEAVSLVKRDVHPEVDTITDFLKEMSASITSSTQDVLERVKALDVTNTAQTYIKDSQAKVQPLVDNVQAEATKLQEQVLPFITNINDQIKPLTDNLHDQVKPLVDMMLNFFQQVVNQTNALLPPQ